The following proteins are co-located in the Perognathus longimembris pacificus isolate PPM17 chromosome 25, ASM2315922v1, whole genome shotgun sequence genome:
- the Ubtd2 gene encoding ubiquitin domain-containing protein 2 isoform X2, with translation MTDGQLRSKRDEFWDTAPAFEGRKEIWDALKAAAHAFESNDHELAQAIIDGANITLPHGALTECYDELGNRYQLPVYCLAPPINMIEEKSDIETLDIPEPPPNSGYESQLRLRLSTGKDLKLVVRSTDTVYHMKRRLHATEGVEPGSQRWFFSGRPLTDKMKLEELKIPKDYVVQVIVSQPLQNPTPVEN, from the exons ATGACAGATGGACAGCTACGTAGCAAGAGGGACGAGTTTTGGGACACTGCACCAGCTTTTGAAGGCCGTAAAGAGATTTGGGATGCCTTGAAGGCTGCTGCACATGCCTTTGAGAGCAATGATCATGAACTGGCACAGGCAATCATCGATGGTGCAAACATAACACTACCACATG GTGCACTTACAGAGTGCTATGATGAACTGGGAAACAGATATCAGCTGCCTGTCTATTGCCTAGCACCACCAATCAACATGATAGAGGAAAAGAGTGACATAGAGACTCTAGATATTCCTGAGCCACCACCCAATTCTGGATATGAATCTCAGCTCCGTTTGCGCCTTTCCACAGGCAAAGACCTCAAGCTTGTGGTACGCAGCACAGACACAGTATACCACATGAAGAGACGGTTACATGCAACAGAAGGAGTGGAGCCAGGCAGTCAGCGGTGGTTCTTCTCTGGGAGACCTCTCACTGACAAAATGAAGCTGGAGGAGCTGAAGATCCCGAAGGACTATGTTGTACAGGTTATAGTGAGCCAGCCTTTGCAAAACCCAACACCAGTTGAGAACTGA
- the Ubtd2 gene encoding ubiquitin domain-containing protein 2 isoform X1, whose translation MGGCVGAQHDSSGSLHETAEGAGVALGRNQPLKREKPKWKSDYPMTDGQLRSKRDEFWDTAPAFEGRKEIWDALKAAAHAFESNDHELAQAIIDGANITLPHGALTECYDELGNRYQLPVYCLAPPINMIEEKSDIETLDIPEPPPNSGYESQLRLRLSTGKDLKLVVRSTDTVYHMKRRLHATEGVEPGSQRWFFSGRPLTDKMKLEELKIPKDYVVQVIVSQPLQNPTPVEN comes from the exons ttgctcTGGGTCGGAACCAGCCTTTGAAAAGGGAGAAACCAAAATGGAAAAGCGATTATCCTATGACAGATGGACAGCTACGTAGCAAGAGGGACGAGTTTTGGGACACTGCACCAGCTTTTGAAGGCCGTAAAGAGATTTGGGATGCCTTGAAGGCTGCTGCACATGCCTTTGAGAGCAATGATCATGAACTGGCACAGGCAATCATCGATGGTGCAAACATAACACTACCACATG GTGCACTTACAGAGTGCTATGATGAACTGGGAAACAGATATCAGCTGCCTGTCTATTGCCTAGCACCACCAATCAACATGATAGAGGAAAAGAGTGACATAGAGACTCTAGATATTCCTGAGCCACCACCCAATTCTGGATATGAATCTCAGCTCCGTTTGCGCCTTTCCACAGGCAAAGACCTCAAGCTTGTGGTACGCAGCACAGACACAGTATACCACATGAAGAGACGGTTACATGCAACAGAAGGAGTGGAGCCAGGCAGTCAGCGGTGGTTCTTCTCTGGGAGACCTCTCACTGACAAAATGAAGCTGGAGGAGCTGAAGATCCCGAAGGACTATGTTGTACAGGTTATAGTGAGCCAGCCTTTGCAAAACCCAACACCAGTTGAGAACTGA